A section of the Cuniculiplasma divulgatum genome encodes:
- a CDS encoding TldD/PmbA family protein, giving the protein MTADLVDDVFRRLQKEGFQEIALEFARENVEQIRFSASSTDLHNYWDEENLSVFAAMNGRTVSTVIKDPASVDQAIIRLKEVALRTPENPSFVSINREHQTYGNGMRSHFQSADLQDLQNAMINGSLAAGAERAAGLIYNRNSEITVKTSYNECQFSTGGLEGVIRAFKGPFTGQEAQHFGFSTSPTGKTFEEMGSEAAATASATSRMSEINPGKFRVLLSPYVMGNILSYSSGFLSYYAVETGLSCFAGMLGKEISTGEFSLYDDPEDYSGVGSRMCDDEGTPTSRLEIIGQGKLKSYLHSTSTATRAGTGTTGNAGIISPRAWQMSLNAGKTRFENMLDDLEDGLLINNAWYTRFQDYRNGIFSTVPRDGVFLVKGGEVQGALSGIRISDSVMDILKNVTAISRERKRVKWWEEISASTMPYVMVDGINISKAF; this is encoded by the coding sequence GTGACAGCAGACCTTGTTGATGATGTCTTCAGGAGGCTCCAGAAGGAAGGGTTCCAGGAGATTGCACTGGAGTTTGCAAGGGAGAATGTTGAACAGATCAGGTTCTCCGCCAGCAGCACTGACCTGCACAATTACTGGGATGAGGAAAATCTCTCCGTCTTTGCCGCCATGAACGGCAGGACTGTTTCAACAGTGATCAAGGACCCTGCTTCTGTGGATCAGGCCATTATAAGGCTTAAGGAAGTTGCCCTGCGGACGCCCGAAAACCCTTCATTTGTCTCCATTAACAGGGAACACCAGACATACGGTAATGGAATGAGATCACATTTCCAGTCCGCTGATTTACAGGACCTGCAGAACGCAATGATCAACGGATCACTTGCAGCCGGTGCCGAACGTGCTGCAGGCCTCATATACAACAGGAATTCTGAAATCACAGTGAAGACCAGCTATAATGAATGCCAGTTCAGCACCGGAGGCCTCGAGGGTGTCATCAGGGCTTTCAAAGGGCCGTTCACAGGACAGGAGGCCCAGCATTTCGGATTCAGCACATCCCCAACAGGAAAAACCTTCGAGGAGATGGGATCAGAAGCTGCCGCAACAGCCTCTGCTACCAGCCGGATGTCAGAGATCAATCCGGGAAAATTCAGGGTCCTGCTTTCACCATACGTAATGGGGAACATACTCTCCTACAGTTCCGGATTCCTCTCCTATTACGCAGTGGAAACCGGGCTAAGCTGCTTTGCAGGAATGCTTGGAAAGGAAATCTCCACAGGGGAATTCAGCCTCTACGATGACCCTGAGGATTACAGTGGCGTTGGATCACGAATGTGCGACGACGAGGGGACCCCCACCTCAAGGCTTGAGATCATCGGCCAGGGGAAACTTAAGAGCTATCTTCACTCAACATCCACTGCCACGCGGGCTGGTACCGGAACCACAGGCAATGCCGGAATAATATCTCCCCGAGCATGGCAGATGAGCCTCAACGCGGGAAAAACCAGATTCGAAAACATGCTGGATGATCTTGAGGACGGGCTGCTCATAAACAATGCCTGGTACACCAGATTCCAGGATTACAGGAACGGCATTTTCTCCACGGTTCCCAGGGACGGGGTTTTCCTTGTCAAAGGCGGTGAAGTTCAGGGTGCGCTCTCCGGCATAAGGATCAGCGATTCTGTCATGGATATACTGAAAAACGTGACTGCAATTTCCAGAGAAAGAAAGAGGGTAAAATGGTGGGAGGAGATATCCGCCTCAACAATGCCCTACGTGATGGTTGACGGGATAAACATAAGCAAGGCCTTCTGA
- a CDS encoding M1 family metallopeptidase: protein MNRSERVDPNSGLTIENYSISMIIDSGRHTYRGTEEIRFRPASDKLVLDSVDLSIADAYLDGKAVKPTDARESQTVVFSCTPGKDSVLKINFSGAIPRLLTGFYLARYGNADVFTTQFESNGARRAFPCVDHPFYKATFDLSLDIDKDLDAISNMPVKSVVENGGRKTVVFGRTPRMSTYLLYIGAGKFDFRSVMHGSTEIILAAPHGGLTRSDFPVEIAGRVLELYGEYFGIPYMLPKLHLISVPEFGAGAMENWGAITFREIYLSIDDSTGSSNYKSIAEVIAHELAHQWFGDLVTMEWWNDLWLNESFATFMSYKIIDVIKPEWDATGDLINLRTEGALKNDALKNSHPIDATVRDPEEIAQIFDEISYGKGASILRMIEGYAGKDNFRNGIRKYLKDHEYGNAKGSDLWESIEKASGMPVSRIMEAWIRRKGYPVILASRDGDAVKLRQEQFLLDGSSTNETWPVPLTIVRENGTESVLMEDREMKIPAAGFIKLNSDFTGFYRTVYDSGLFASVSESRNSLSGHDLWGLANDLYAALQSGRIPYGDYMGGIMSIWDATDPLVLQEINSQMNSLYLLKPHSKSVREAAMKFASMHLERLGEKHPGEEINISIARAALSLTLSLVDDRFAAAMAEKFSRYFSLDPDIRQVVAISYARTTGDFDSLKETLARCVTDEDRTKIIGAMGWLGKPESLGSALDLIRNGQVKKQDTGRFYISAANCPDSREFLLTNFDFMVRQLKEVFVGSRVPSRTIEATVPLIGIGREAEMRRLLQGYTSPDLQTGVKKSLEGLNVNIRMAKAIP from the coding sequence ATGAACCGTTCCGAGAGGGTGGATCCAAACTCTGGCCTCACAATTGAGAACTATTCCATTAGTATGATCATCGACAGCGGCAGGCACACATACCGGGGAACTGAGGAGATACGCTTCAGACCAGCCAGTGATAAGCTGGTCCTTGACAGCGTGGATCTGTCCATAGCAGATGCATATCTGGACGGCAAAGCAGTGAAGCCAACAGATGCACGGGAAAGCCAGACCGTGGTGTTCAGCTGCACCCCGGGAAAGGACTCTGTGCTGAAGATAAACTTCAGTGGTGCCATCCCCAGGCTCCTGACAGGCTTCTATCTGGCAAGGTATGGCAACGCAGATGTTTTCACCACGCAGTTTGAATCCAATGGAGCGAGACGGGCATTTCCATGTGTGGACCATCCTTTCTACAAGGCAACCTTTGATCTTTCCCTTGATATAGACAAAGATCTTGATGCCATATCCAACATGCCGGTGAAATCAGTGGTAGAGAATGGCGGAAGGAAAACCGTGGTCTTCGGCAGGACACCACGGATGTCCACATACCTGCTTTACATAGGTGCAGGGAAGTTTGATTTCAGGTCAGTAATGCACGGCAGCACCGAGATCATCCTGGCAGCACCCCATGGGGGGCTCACCAGATCAGACTTTCCGGTTGAAATTGCAGGCAGGGTGCTGGAACTTTACGGGGAATACTTTGGGATACCATACATGCTGCCCAAGCTCCACCTGATTTCCGTGCCGGAGTTCGGTGCAGGCGCAATGGAGAACTGGGGGGCAATCACTTTCAGGGAGATATATCTGTCCATAGATGATTCCACCGGATCATCCAACTACAAGAGCATTGCGGAAGTCATAGCGCACGAGCTGGCGCACCAGTGGTTCGGGGACCTCGTGACAATGGAGTGGTGGAACGATCTATGGCTCAACGAGAGCTTTGCCACATTCATGTCATACAAGATCATAGATGTCATAAAACCTGAATGGGATGCCACCGGCGATCTCATAAACCTGAGAACCGAGGGTGCCCTGAAGAACGATGCGCTGAAGAATTCACACCCCATTGATGCAACCGTCAGGGATCCGGAGGAGATTGCCCAGATATTCGACGAGATAAGCTACGGAAAGGGTGCAAGCATACTCAGGATGATAGAGGGATATGCAGGCAAGGACAACTTCAGGAATGGCATAAGGAAATACCTGAAGGATCATGAATACGGCAATGCAAAGGGTTCAGACCTCTGGGAATCAATAGAGAAGGCATCAGGAATGCCAGTGTCAAGGATAATGGAGGCATGGATCAGAAGAAAGGGTTATCCGGTTATTCTGGCCAGCCGTGACGGCGATGCAGTGAAACTGAGGCAGGAGCAGTTCCTCCTTGATGGAAGCAGCACAAACGAGACCTGGCCAGTACCTCTCACAATTGTAAGGGAAAACGGAACAGAATCCGTGCTTATGGAAGATCGTGAAATGAAGATTCCAGCAGCTGGATTCATAAAGCTGAACAGCGACTTCACAGGCTTCTACAGGACGGTATACGACAGCGGCCTGTTTGCGTCTGTTTCAGAAAGCAGGAACAGCCTGTCGGGGCATGATCTCTGGGGTCTTGCGAACGATCTGTATGCTGCACTGCAGTCCGGCAGGATTCCGTACGGTGATTATATGGGGGGCATCATGTCCATATGGGATGCCACTGATCCACTGGTTCTCCAGGAGATCAACAGCCAGATGAACTCGCTTTACCTGCTGAAGCCCCACAGCAAATCGGTGAGGGAAGCTGCAATGAAGTTTGCCTCCATGCACCTGGAACGGCTGGGAGAAAAACATCCCGGTGAGGAGATCAACATCTCAATAGCAAGGGCCGCCCTCTCATTGACCCTGTCTCTGGTTGATGACAGGTTTGCGGCAGCCATGGCGGAAAAATTCAGCAGATACTTCAGCCTTGATCCGGACATAAGGCAGGTTGTGGCCATAAGCTATGCGAGGACAACAGGGGATTTCGATTCCCTGAAGGAAACACTGGCCAGATGCGTAACGGACGAGGATCGGACAAAGATAATTGGTGCAATGGGCTGGCTGGGGAAGCCCGAGTCACTTGGCAGCGCACTGGATCTCATCAGGAACGGCCAGGTGAAAAAGCAGGACACGGGGAGATTCTACATCTCGGCGGCAAACTGCCCGGATTCAAGGGAATTCCTCCTGACAAACTTTGATTTCATGGTTCGCCAGCTCAAGGAGGTCTTCGTGGGATCAAGGGTACCGTCAAGAACCATAGAGGCAACGGTGCCCCTCATAGGAATCGGCAGAGAGGCTGAGATGAGGCGCCTGCTTCAGGGATATACATCACCGGATCTCCAGACAGGAGTTAAAAAATCACTTGAGGGTCTGAATGTCAATATAAGGATGGCAAAGGCCATTCCTTAG
- a CDS encoding TldD/PmbA family protein — MGGELIDRALEYASRSSRYSEARYMEILTNDLSYRNSEFEGMDSGKESGYAVRVINNSIAMAYCDREDWGRLKEAIDHAVRISMKPGKSSIWEGNSIKDSWKVNQRKPIEDMSVEDRVTLARDFDSLMKSAGADVRMNVIHDKRTKQHYVNSVGSDIRGDVARLYYFYMVGVIENGEFEQSTKEYGSSSGYEYLDSLNLEERITSDVRDLHESASAPRPSPGKFDVIVGPEISGIVAHESCGHPTEYDRIVGREGALAGESFLTGKKFPFRIGSENVSVIDDPTIQGSFGYYRYDDEGVPSRKRYLYRKGYTDEFILNRESASMIGRDSNAGGRSSSWDMEPLARMSTTYIEPGDYRFEELFEGVRKGIYIKSFTEWNIDDIRFNEKYVGKEAYLITNGDLSGRVRRPVIETTTINFYSAVDAVGRDLEFSAGMCGKGDPEQGVDVWMGGPHMRLREVYIQ; from the coding sequence ATGGGAGGTGAACTCATAGACAGGGCGCTGGAATATGCGTCCAGAAGCTCAAGATATTCCGAAGCCCGGTACATGGAGATACTGACAAATGATCTGTCCTACAGGAACTCTGAATTTGAGGGGATGGATTCTGGAAAGGAAAGCGGATATGCCGTCAGGGTGATAAACAACAGCATAGCCATGGCATACTGCGACAGAGAGGACTGGGGACGCCTTAAGGAGGCAATCGATCATGCTGTGAGAATTTCAATGAAGCCTGGCAAATCCTCCATCTGGGAAGGGAATAGCATCAAGGACAGCTGGAAGGTGAACCAGAGAAAGCCCATTGAGGATATGTCCGTGGAGGACAGGGTGACACTTGCCAGAGATTTCGATTCACTCATGAAGAGTGCAGGTGCCGATGTCAGGATGAATGTCATACATGACAAGCGCACGAAGCAGCATTACGTCAATTCAGTGGGAAGCGATATCAGGGGCGATGTTGCCAGGCTTTATTACTTCTACATGGTGGGTGTCATTGAGAACGGTGAATTTGAGCAGTCAACAAAGGAATATGGATCATCCTCAGGATATGAGTACCTGGATTCCCTGAATCTAGAGGAAAGGATAACCAGTGATGTCAGGGATCTGCATGAGAGCGCATCTGCGCCGAGACCTTCACCGGGAAAGTTCGACGTAATCGTTGGTCCGGAGATTTCGGGAATAGTTGCACATGAATCGTGCGGACATCCCACCGAGTATGACCGAATCGTTGGCAGGGAAGGAGCGCTTGCAGGTGAATCATTCCTGACAGGCAAGAAGTTTCCCTTCAGGATAGGCTCTGAAAACGTCAGTGTCATAGATGACCCAACAATACAGGGAAGCTTCGGCTACTACAGATATGATGATGAGGGCGTTCCATCCAGGAAGCGTTACCTCTACAGGAAAGGTTACACAGATGAATTTATCCTGAACAGGGAGAGTGCTTCCATGATAGGCAGAGATTCAAATGCCGGAGGACGGTCTTCCTCATGGGACATGGAACCGCTTGCCAGAATGAGCACCACATATATCGAACCGGGAGATTACAGGTTCGAGGAGCTCTTCGAGGGCGTCAGAAAGGGCATATACATTAAATCATTCACGGAATGGAATATTGACGATATAAGATTCAATGAGAAGTATGTTGGAAAGGAGGCGTACCTCATAACAAACGGAGACCTGTCAGGAAGGGTCCGCAGGCCGGTGATAGAAACAACCACCATCAATTTTTACAGTGCCGTGGACGCTGTAGGCAGAGATCTGGAATTCAGTGCGGGAATGTGCGGAAAGGGTGACCCGGAACAGGGAGTTGACGTGTGGATGGGTGGACCACACATGAGGCTCAGAGAGGTGTACATACAGTGA
- a CDS encoding CBS domain-containing protein, with protein sequence MKVSDIMITKDLVTVSNTESVGEALSRMRDTGVHQIPVLSGKRYLGMLSYREILRRRSIFPASKVETVMIKTPKLSPGDNISSAIRLFREAGVPALPVVQKGLLVGLLSRTDILKNISSIVRPGQLRVSEIMSDDPITAREDENLEQAIEKIRGLDETEIPVSDGNGKLTGILRIDELSGDAIMPGKEGHGRRDWISNPEKNDIKVASIMSQPVSVKPTASVEDLTSIMVSNGLHVVPIVDGSDRIVGVVDVYDVINAMDVGRSRAGVLVQVSGLGPYDDDLYDIIYFEAGKFLSKLGKMSGVKSGTFNVHVAKYHSEGRIKYSVRTKLFAGSLNMSVSDYDWNFGKCIAKIFETYENLLKKDKAKQ encoded by the coding sequence ATGAAAGTCAGTGACATAATGATCACCAAGGATCTTGTAACTGTGAGCAACACTGAAAGCGTTGGAGAAGCCCTGTCAAGGATGAGGGACACGGGCGTGCACCAGATTCCCGTACTTTCGGGAAAGCGCTATCTTGGTATGCTGAGCTACAGGGAAATCCTGCGAAGGAGAAGCATATTCCCTGCCTCAAAGGTTGAGACAGTAATGATAAAGACCCCGAAACTGAGTCCGGGCGATAACATCAGTTCTGCCATAAGGCTTTTCAGGGAGGCTGGAGTTCCGGCACTGCCTGTGGTACAGAAGGGGCTCCTGGTTGGCCTCCTTTCAAGAACGGATATCCTGAAGAACATCTCATCAATTGTCAGGCCTGGACAGCTCAGGGTTTCAGAGATCATGTCAGATGACCCCATAACCGCCAGGGAAGATGAGAACCTGGAACAGGCAATAGAAAAGATCAGGGGACTGGATGAAACAGAAATTCCTGTATCTGACGGTAATGGAAAACTCACCGGCATACTGCGCATAGATGAGCTAAGCGGCGACGCCATAATGCCGGGCAAGGAAGGCCATGGCAGAAGGGACTGGATCAGCAACCCCGAGAAGAATGACATAAAGGTTGCCTCCATAATGTCTCAGCCGGTGTCCGTGAAGCCAACAGCCTCAGTTGAGGACCTTACATCAATAATGGTGTCTAACGGGCTTCATGTTGTACCTATTGTTGACGGTTCTGACAGGATTGTAGGAGTTGTTGACGTATATGATGTCATCAATGCAATGGACGTGGGCAGGAGCAGGGCAGGAGTTCTTGTGCAGGTCTCAGGCCTTGGACCCTATGACGATGATCTGTATGACATCATCTACTTTGAGGCGGGAAAGTTCCTGAGCAAGCTTGGCAAGATGTCTGGTGTCAAGAGCGGCACATTCAACGTGCATGTTGCAAAATACCACTCAGAAGGCAGGATTAAGTACTCCGTCAGGACAAAACTCTTTGCCGGCAGCCTGAATATGTCTGTAAGCGACTATGACTGGAACTTTGGAAAGTGCATAGCAAAGATATTCGAGACCTATGAGAACCTGCTGAAGAAGGACAAGGCGAAGCAGTGA
- a CDS encoding pyruvate oxidase, translated as MNTVAELIIDALVKSGVKRIYGLPGDSLNPLMDAIRRNTAIEFIQVRHEEGAALAASFEAKYTGDIAVCMGTSGPGSIHLLNGLYDAKMEASPVLALTGQIETDLIGTDYFQEVDMMHLYSDVSVFQARIINPDSAGHLVKRAIFEARTHPGVAHLDLPVDILRSQAKLQDDYGMTERPAVSMEPDLGAIVKAVDQSQHPVIMYGRGAAGCADGLKDLSTRIGAPLIYALNGKGILSDTDPRVMGGLGLLGTRPSVAAMKKADLVVLIGTSFPYVQFLPEGVKYIQVDSNPLKIGKRVRPDLYCVCDAGVFLRKLKVQEKQKKYYDDLRQEKEKWLENLKAVEEGKSDPIKPEAVVSAVSSKLQDNAVIVADTGNVTVWAARNLRLKEGHRFLFSSWLGTMGAGVPGAIGASFASGRPVLAIVGDGSFAMTMMELITARKYSRPVKYIVFNNSKLGMIKFEEEVMGYPEFGVDLYNPDFEALARSIEIEAFTARKYSELDAALTELMAARGPAVLNVFVDSNERPMPPKINMEQAKGYVTSILREKFSGI; from the coding sequence ATGAATACGGTAGCAGAATTGATAATAGATGCCCTGGTGAAATCCGGAGTGAAGAGGATATACGGATTACCAGGGGATTCCCTGAATCCTCTCATGGATGCCATAAGAAGGAACACAGCCATTGAGTTCATACAGGTGAGGCATGAGGAGGGTGCGGCACTGGCCGCATCATTTGAAGCAAAATATACAGGTGACATTGCAGTCTGCATGGGGACTTCCGGGCCAGGATCAATACATCTCCTCAACGGACTTTACGATGCAAAGATGGAAGCCTCTCCAGTTCTTGCATTGACCGGCCAGATAGAGACGGACCTCATTGGGACGGACTATTTCCAGGAGGTTGACATGATGCATCTCTACAGCGATGTCTCCGTATTCCAGGCAAGAATAATTAATCCTGATTCCGCGGGACATCTGGTGAAAAGAGCCATATTCGAGGCGCGCACACATCCGGGTGTTGCCCACCTTGATCTTCCTGTGGACATACTGAGATCGCAGGCAAAACTGCAGGATGACTATGGCATGACTGAAAGGCCCGCAGTGTCAATGGAACCCGATCTGGGAGCCATAGTGAAGGCCGTGGACCAGAGCCAGCATCCTGTCATAATGTACGGGAGAGGGGCAGCTGGCTGTGCGGATGGCCTGAAGGATCTCTCCACAAGGATCGGGGCACCCCTCATATATGCACTGAACGGCAAGGGTATACTTTCGGATACGGATCCGCGTGTTATGGGTGGACTTGGTTTACTGGGTACCAGACCATCAGTTGCTGCCATGAAGAAAGCCGATCTGGTCGTACTCATAGGCACATCCTTCCCATATGTCCAGTTCCTTCCGGAAGGCGTGAAGTACATTCAGGTGGATTCGAACCCCCTGAAGATCGGCAAGAGGGTCAGGCCTGATCTTTACTGTGTCTGCGATGCTGGCGTATTTCTGAGAAAATTGAAGGTTCAGGAGAAGCAGAAGAAATATTACGATGATCTGCGGCAGGAGAAGGAGAAATGGCTGGAAAACCTGAAGGCCGTTGAGGAGGGCAAATCAGACCCCATAAAGCCTGAGGCGGTTGTTTCAGCAGTTTCCAGTAAGCTTCAGGACAATGCTGTGATAGTGGCAGACACCGGCAACGTTACTGTCTGGGCAGCCCGTAATCTCAGACTGAAGGAGGGACACAGGTTCCTGTTCTCGTCATGGCTCGGGACCATGGGGGCAGGCGTGCCGGGTGCAATTGGTGCATCTTTTGCCTCGGGAAGGCCCGTACTGGCCATAGTTGGAGACGGGAGTTTCGCCATGACCATGATGGAACTCATAACTGCAAGGAAATATTCAAGGCCCGTCAAATACATAGTTTTCAACAACTCAAAGCTTGGAATGATCAAGTTTGAGGAAGAGGTCATGGGCTATCCGGAATTCGGTGTGGACCTTTACAACCCGGATTTCGAAGCCCTGGCAAGGAGCATTGAAATAGAAGCCTTCACCGCCAGGAAATATTCGGAACTGGATGCTGCCCTGACAGAACTTATGGCGGCCAGGGGTCCTGCTGTTCTCAATGTTTTTGTGGATTCCAACGAAAGGCCAATGCCGCCAAAAATAAATATGGAGCAGGCAAAGGGTTACGTAACATCAATACTCAGGGAGAAATTCAGCGGAATCTGA
- a CDS encoding M1 family metallopeptidase: MKIEKYDIELNIDFRKLEYTGVEKITLAGEGDTFFLNSVGIDIHEISSRGKPIKFTINSKDETVNTDHKLGPTETIEVKFSARVGETLMGLYVAKYGNDHMITTQFESTGARQAFPCVDHPNYKAVFSLKLVIDNDLEAISNMPVASTEKAGDKKRVIFNDTPRMSTYLLYIGVGKFDSISRKMGHIDGYLTAPRGRLMSNDFPLVEADHVIAKYEDYFGIKYVLPKLHLISVPEFGAGAMENWGAITFRELVILVNDRTSASVKHRVSEVVAHELAHQWFGDLVTMEWWNDLWLNESFATFMSFKMVDELHKDWYMWGDFFMTETAGALNGDSLQNSHPIEAEVKTPDDIAQIFDEISYGKGASILRMIEGYAGKDNFRNGIRKYLKDHEYGNAKGSDLWESIEKASGMPVSRIMEAWIKRMGYPVVRVTRTGGKIRLEQKRFLMLGKPGKEKWPVPLTVVRDSGLESLLMESESMEIDAKGFIKLNSENTGFYRVIYDEASMESLRHSFGRLGYMDVLGLLTDSFALLKAGEINLDRYLSDLAIFMGNTHPTVAHEISGELMTLHLLMPEEEKITKTARDYLRRQADSLGRHKEGEPDSTSVLRESVTMALALVDHDYASELSALFRNFSDVESDLKSAVAISYAMVSNDFQGLLSAFKVSDSDEDRIKILMGLAFLTGQENHRKYLELAKSGEVKKQDVMRVYIYMAMNPEAREAVFQNLDDAVAIVEKYFEGTGYTGTMLESVVPFVGLGREEQMKKKLESLEKPSFAKGVKKSLETLEIYSRLVKGKGK; encoded by the coding sequence ATGAAAATAGAAAAATACGACATAGAGCTCAATATCGACTTCAGAAAACTTGAATATACCGGGGTAGAAAAGATCACCCTAGCAGGAGAGGGCGACACGTTTTTCCTTAACTCTGTGGGAATTGACATCCATGAGATATCATCCCGCGGAAAACCCATTAAATTCACAATCAACAGCAAGGATGAAACGGTTAACACAGATCACAAGCTGGGCCCTACTGAAACCATTGAGGTGAAATTCTCTGCCAGAGTGGGTGAGACGCTCATGGGTCTCTATGTGGCCAAATATGGCAATGATCATATGATCACCACACAGTTTGAATCCACAGGTGCCCGACAGGCGTTTCCCTGTGTGGATCATCCAAATTACAAGGCTGTGTTCTCCCTGAAGCTTGTCATTGACAATGATCTGGAGGCCATATCCAACATGCCGGTGGCTTCAACTGAGAAAGCAGGGGATAAGAAGAGAGTCATATTCAATGACACACCAAGGATGTCCACTTATCTGCTGTACATCGGCGTGGGCAAGTTTGACAGCATAAGCAGGAAGATGGGGCATATTGACGGATATCTGACAGCACCACGGGGAAGGCTCATGAGCAATGATTTTCCCCTTGTGGAGGCAGACCATGTCATTGCCAAATACGAGGACTATTTCGGGATAAAATATGTGCTGCCCAAGCTCCACCTGATTTCTGTGCCGGAGTTCGGTGCAGGCGCAATGGAGAACTGGGGAGCAATCACCTTCAGGGAACTGGTCATACTGGTGAACGACAGGACAAGCGCCTCCGTGAAGCATCGCGTGTCAGAGGTAGTTGCCCATGAACTTGCGCACCAGTGGTTCGGAGACCTTGTGACAATGGAGTGGTGGAACGATCTATGGCTCAACGAGAGCTTTGCCACATTCATGTCATTCAAGATGGTTGACGAACTTCACAAGGACTGGTACATGTGGGGGGACTTCTTCATGACAGAGACGGCGGGTGCACTCAACGGTGATTCGCTCCAGAATTCACATCCAATAGAGGCAGAGGTGAAGACCCCTGATGATATAGCCCAGATATTCGACGAGATAAGCTACGGAAAGGGTGCAAGCATACTCAGGATGATAGAGGGATATGCAGGCAAGGACAACTTCAGGAATGGCATAAGGAAATACCTGAAGGATCATGAATACGGCAATGCAAAGGGTTCAGACCTCTGGGAATCAATAGAGAAGGCATCAGGAATGCCAGTGTCAAGGATAATGGAGGCATGGATAAAGCGCATGGGCTATCCCGTGGTAAGGGTAACAAGGACTGGCGGCAAAATCAGGCTGGAGCAGAAGAGGTTTCTCATGCTTGGAAAACCAGGGAAAGAAAAGTGGCCGGTGCCGCTCACTGTGGTGAGAGATTCAGGATTGGAATCACTGCTCATGGAATCCGAATCAATGGAAATTGATGCCAAAGGATTCATAAAACTCAACTCAGAGAACACAGGTTTTTACCGTGTTATCTATGACGAGGCCTCAATGGAATCCCTCAGGCACAGCTTCGGCAGGCTTGGCTACATGGACGTCCTGGGGCTGCTCACGGACAGTTTTGCACTCCTGAAGGCAGGGGAAATAAATCTGGACCGCTACCTGTCAGATCTGGCAATATTCATGGGCAACACCCATCCCACAGTGGCCCACGAGATAAGCGGGGAACTCATGACGCTGCACCTTCTGATGCCGGAGGAGGAAAAGATAACAAAGACTGCCAGGGATTATCTCCGCAGGCAGGCAGATTCACTGGGCAGGCATAAGGAAGGTGAACCGGATTCCACATCAGTCCTCAGGGAATCAGTAACGATGGCACTTGCCCTTGTGGACCACGACTATGCGTCTGAATTATCTGCCCTCTTCAGAAACTTCTCCGATGTGGAATCTGACCTCAAGTCTGCAGTGGCAATTTCCTATGCCATGGTCTCCAATGATTTTCAGGGTCTGCTGTCAGCTTTCAAAGTCTCGGATTCTGATGAGGATCGCATTAAGATCCTCATGGGCCTCGCTTTCCTCACTGGCCAGGAGAACCACAGGAAGTACCTTGAACTGGCGAAGAGCGGTGAGGTGAAGAAACAGGACGTAATGAGGGTGTACATTTACATGGCAATGAATCCGGAGGCAAGGGAAGCGGTCTTCCAGAACCTTGATGATGCTGTTGCCATTGTTGAGAAGTATTTCGAGGGCACCGGATATACTGGGACCATGCTTGAAAGTGTTGTTCCGTTCGTTGGGCTGGGACGTGAGGAGCAGATGAAGAAGAAGCTGGAATCCTTGGAGAAACCCTCATTTGCCAAGGGTGTGAAGAAGAGCCTTGAAACCCTTGAGATATATTCACGCCTTGTAAAGGGTAAGGGGAAGTGA